One stretch of Schlesneria sp. DSM 10557 DNA includes these proteins:
- a CDS encoding tetratricopeptide repeat protein — MSGADYSPEEQRRRKLAADCFNRATQAMAKQNWDYAVEMFATAVKMVPDNLMYRQSLRGCERKKYKDNKTGASMAFLKLSSVRGRIRKARSAQNWVDLDQAAEEGLAINPWDAQFNADLGDAARERGFLEIAAFAFEQATSPDSAPENKDFLIALAEIYEQRKNFTAAINTLDKVMKLDPLNGAVRSKIQALGANMTIHQAGYDEAESTKEVQNTAPKQGYEQSVKGDVKTNKQVLGPGESVEADLQRMMRKEPQNVAHYQKLADYYRREGRLEESVKTYKQALDVSGDVNIREQMEDVELDMVRQNLNFAKEAAARDQNETSRAIVSELANELLLQEIEVYSRRADRYPNDLKLKHELAKRFMRCKKYDKAIPLLQAASKDIRLEAQVLTSLGSCFLAKKQNNLAKRQFEKALEKLSSTENPGPFKECSYYLGRLAEEASDNSAAEKYYSDILAIDYGYKDVAQRLTEIQGGDDESAHIDMDHGDEV; from the coding sequence ATGTCTGGCGCTGATTATTCACCTGAGGAACAACGTAGACGCAAACTTGCTGCGGATTGCTTCAATCGGGCCACACAGGCGATGGCCAAGCAGAACTGGGACTATGCGGTCGAGATGTTCGCGACGGCCGTCAAAATGGTTCCCGATAACCTGATGTATCGACAGTCTCTGCGGGGCTGTGAACGGAAGAAATACAAAGACAACAAGACCGGCGCAAGCATGGCGTTCCTCAAGCTATCGAGCGTCAGAGGACGTATTCGCAAGGCCCGCAGTGCCCAGAACTGGGTTGATCTGGATCAGGCCGCCGAAGAAGGCCTCGCCATCAATCCCTGGGATGCTCAGTTCAATGCCGATCTGGGGGACGCCGCCCGTGAACGAGGATTCCTCGAGATCGCCGCGTTCGCCTTCGAACAGGCAACCAGTCCTGACAGCGCGCCGGAGAACAAGGATTTCCTGATCGCACTCGCGGAAATCTACGAACAGCGCAAGAACTTTACGGCGGCGATCAATACGCTCGATAAGGTCATGAAGCTCGATCCGCTCAATGGTGCAGTGCGGTCGAAGATCCAGGCACTCGGCGCCAATATGACCATTCATCAGGCCGGCTATGACGAAGCCGAGTCGACGAAGGAAGTGCAGAATACGGCTCCGAAACAGGGTTATGAACAGTCCGTCAAAGGGGACGTCAAAACCAACAAGCAGGTGCTGGGACCGGGTGAATCGGTCGAAGCAGACCTGCAGCGAATGATGAGAAAAGAGCCCCAGAACGTCGCGCACTACCAGAAGCTGGCGGATTACTACCGCCGCGAAGGACGACTGGAAGAGTCTGTGAAAACCTACAAGCAGGCTCTGGATGTCAGCGGCGACGTCAATATTCGCGAACAGATGGAAGATGTCGAACTGGACATGGTCCGGCAGAACCTGAACTTCGCCAAGGAGGCCGCCGCACGGGATCAGAACGAGACCTCCCGGGCGATTGTTTCAGAACTGGCCAACGAACTGCTGCTGCAGGAAATCGAAGTCTACAGCCGGCGCGCGGACCGTTATCCGAATGATCTGAAGCTGAAGCACGAACTGGCCAAGCGGTTCATGCGATGCAAAAAGTACGACAAGGCCATTCCCCTACTGCAGGCCGCCTCGAAAGATATCCGGCTTGAGGCACAGGTCCTCACCAGTCTGGGGTCGTGCTTCCTGGCCAAAAAGCAAAACAACCTCGCCAAACGGCAATTCGAGAAGGCCCTGGAAAAGCTCAGTTCCACCGAAAACCCGGGTCCCTTCAAGGAATGCAGTTACTACCTCGGGCGACTGGCGGAAGAAGCCTCGGACAATTCTGCCGCCGAAAAATACTACTCTGATATTCTCGCCATCGACTATGGTTACAAGGACGTGGCTCAGCGACTGACCGAAATTCAGGGTGGCGACGACGAGTCCGCTCATATCGATATGGACCACGGCGACGAAGTCTGA
- the secA2 gene encoding accessory Sec system translocase SecA2, giving the protein MRFSFRNLFTTLKRLSNGGIRLSNRSYESSVAQIRQQSLPLAELTEDELRQRATSIRDRVREGVSVTGILIEAYAVICEVARRTVGLAPFDVQLLAGVALHDRKLVEMQTGEGKTLAAIFPAILTACLGRGVHLLTFNDYLAERDAQWMGPAYHYFGLTVGHVVQGMETSARKQAYGCDVTYVTAKEAGFDFLRDQICLDPQKMVHRGFHCAIVDEADSILIDEARVPLVIAAAEPEQVQDLYRLANMVRQLRPGRDYATDQRSRNVSFQTSALNRLQNELGCGDLYDERNIDLLTRLNLALQAEVLLHRDKDYLVRNDGIALIDELTGRIAQNRRWPYGLQAAIEAKEGVPIQPQGRILNSITLQHFLEQYDHRSGMTGTAQAAADELFEFYKMKVVVVPTNRASIRQDLPDKIFPRRHAKFLGLVSRIVPLHREGTPILLGTSSVEESEILAEMLSHSGVTCQVLNARNDWDEARMIAEAGAWGAVTISTNMAGRGTDIRLGGSDQRDRERVIAAGGLHVFGLNRHESRRIDDQLRGRAGRQGDPGQTQFFVSLEDDLMARYGLGELIPPSHNPHSTSGDVDPSAGEMIEHVQRVIEGECFEIRRTLRRYSFCLEQQRRTIQQRRSQLLLRSVTPRLLQNVDPECFERMANDVGEDVVREAERQITLWQIDQCWSEHLAHAAQLRDQIHLISMGGFNPLDEFHRELTRGFRDVTTRIDRNVISKLKSIRLTPQGIDLAEEGLLGPSSTWTYMINDNLMGDMLQRINRNLKRLLTGTQGPPASRGKA; this is encoded by the coding sequence ATGCGTTTCTCATTTCGCAATTTGTTCACCACCCTGAAACGCCTCAGCAACGGGGGAATCCGGCTGAGCAATCGCAGTTATGAAAGCAGCGTGGCTCAGATTCGGCAGCAGTCGCTGCCGCTGGCAGAGCTGACGGAAGACGAACTGCGCCAACGGGCCACGTCGATCCGGGATCGCGTCCGAGAGGGCGTGTCGGTTACGGGCATCTTGATTGAGGCTTACGCCGTCATCTGTGAGGTTGCTAGAAGGACAGTTGGACTGGCTCCGTTCGACGTCCAGTTGCTCGCAGGGGTGGCACTTCACGATCGCAAGCTCGTCGAAATGCAGACGGGTGAGGGAAAAACGCTCGCTGCCATTTTTCCTGCGATCCTCACCGCCTGCCTGGGACGAGGAGTCCATCTGCTGACGTTCAATGACTACCTGGCCGAACGAGACGCACAATGGATGGGCCCGGCGTATCACTATTTCGGACTGACAGTGGGGCATGTCGTCCAGGGGATGGAAACGTCTGCTCGAAAGCAGGCGTATGGTTGTGATGTCACCTACGTGACGGCGAAAGAAGCGGGCTTTGATTTTCTGCGGGATCAGATCTGTCTGGACCCACAAAAAATGGTCCATCGCGGCTTCCACTGCGCAATCGTTGACGAAGCGGATTCGATCCTGATCGATGAGGCCCGGGTGCCGCTGGTGATTGCTGCCGCGGAACCGGAACAGGTGCAGGACCTGTATCGGCTGGCGAACATGGTTCGCCAGCTTCGTCCGGGGCGGGACTATGCGACGGACCAGCGATCACGGAATGTCAGCTTTCAAACGTCGGCATTGAATCGATTGCAAAATGAGCTGGGCTGCGGCGACCTGTACGACGAGCGGAACATTGACCTGCTGACTCGCTTGAATCTCGCTCTACAGGCTGAGGTCTTACTGCATCGCGATAAAGACTATCTTGTCCGCAACGACGGTATTGCGCTGATTGATGAACTGACGGGGCGAATTGCACAAAATCGCCGCTGGCCGTATGGGCTGCAGGCGGCCATCGAAGCAAAAGAAGGAGTGCCGATCCAGCCACAGGGAAGGATTCTGAACTCCATCACGCTTCAGCACTTTCTCGAGCAGTATGACCACCGCAGCGGGATGACCGGGACGGCTCAGGCCGCTGCCGATGAATTGTTTGAGTTCTACAAAATGAAGGTCGTTGTCGTGCCGACGAATCGAGCGTCGATCCGGCAGGACCTTCCCGACAAGATCTTCCCCCGTCGGCACGCGAAATTTCTCGGGCTGGTCTCCCGAATCGTGCCGCTGCATCGTGAGGGCACTCCCATCCTGTTGGGGACGTCCAGTGTCGAAGAATCAGAAATTCTCGCCGAAATGCTCAGCCATTCCGGAGTCACCTGTCAGGTCCTCAATGCCCGAAACGACTGGGATGAGGCCAGAATGATTGCCGAGGCAGGGGCTTGGGGGGCCGTGACGATCTCGACGAACATGGCGGGCAGGGGAACGGATATACGCCTCGGGGGAAGCGATCAGCGCGACCGTGAGCGGGTGATCGCGGCGGGGGGCCTGCACGTATTTGGATTGAATCGCCATGAATCGCGAAGGATCGACGACCAGTTGCGCGGTCGAGCGGGACGGCAGGGGGACCCTGGCCAGACGCAGTTTTTCGTCAGTCTGGAAGACGATCTGATGGCCCGGTATGGACTGGGTGAGTTGATCCCTCCCAGTCACAATCCGCACTCAACCAGTGGCGATGTCGATCCGAGTGCGGGAGAGATGATCGAGCACGTTCAGCGTGTGATTGAAGGGGAATGCTTTGAAATTCGCCGGACATTGAGACGGTATTCGTTCTGCCTGGAGCAGCAGCGACGCACGATCCAGCAGCGACGCAGCCAGCTATTGCTGAGAAGTGTGACGCCGCGGCTCCTGCAAAATGTCGATCCCGAATGTTTCGAGCGAATGGCGAATGACGTGGGTGAGGACGTGGTCCGGGAAGCCGAACGGCAGATTACGCTCTGGCAAATCGACCAGTGCTGGTCAGAGCACCTTGCGCACGCCGCTCAATTACGGGATCAGATCCATCTGATCAGCATGGGGGGCTTCAATCCGCTGGATGAGTTTCATCGGGAACTGACGCGCGGGTTTCGGGACGTTACCACACGCATCGACCGAAATGTCATCTCCAAACTCAAGTCGATCCGTTTGACACCGCAGGGGATTGATCTGGCCGAGGAAGGGCTGCTGGGGCCTTCCTCCACATGGACCTACATGATCAACGATAATCTGATGGGGGACATGCTGCAGCGAATCAATCGCAACCTGAAGCGACTGCTGACGGGGACACAAGGCCCACCTGCGTCACGTGGAAAAGCTTGA
- a CDS encoding MarR family winged helix-turn-helix transcriptional regulator: MKTIDDRAVDLQVVVQDILKQFQCVNATVANGPHLELHVQELRVIELLGQEGPRMMREIAEYLSLAVNSVTSIADNLEQKGLACRLRSDADRRVVKIELTPTGRQMYKSLTDTNLRLLRGMLGALTEDEQEIFMVLFRKIARAGRLQVQLLAGHD, translated from the coding sequence ATGAAGACAATCGATGATCGCGCTGTGGATCTGCAAGTCGTCGTCCAGGACATCCTGAAGCAATTTCAGTGTGTGAATGCGACTGTTGCGAATGGCCCTCACCTCGAACTTCACGTTCAGGAACTGAGGGTCATCGAGTTGCTGGGGCAGGAAGGCCCCCGGATGATGCGAGAAATCGCGGAATACCTGAGTCTCGCAGTGAACTCCGTCACGAGTATTGCGGACAACCTGGAACAGAAGGGGCTGGCTTGCCGCCTTCGCTCCGACGCTGACCGGCGTGTAGTCAAGATCGAGCTGACCCCGACCGGCCGGCAGATGTACAAATCGCTGACGGACACCAATTTGCGATTACTTCGAGGAATGCTCGGTGCGCTGACCGAGGACGAACAGGAAATCTTTATGGTCCTGTTCCGGAAAATTGCCCGTGCAGGGCGACTTCAGGTCCAACTATTGGCGGGCCACGACTGA